The region CAATGTGAGACATTAACatcattaattaacaaaataaacCACATAAAAACACTAATTTATGCTTGAAGAAGTCAACAACGAGTGAGAAAGTTCATAAATTATTCTTAAAAAATTGTGAagaatttaattttgattaaaTATTAATGAAAAGAGCTCAACTTCTCAATGTTgccatatattttttaaaaaaaaattaccaaggTATACAATCGAATGATAGTGTATAAAAAATTGGTTATAATCTCATTCTTGACGTCAAATGCTAATTAACTTCGTCGCTTGTCATTCATTAAGAAAGAGTGTCACCCTCAATCAGTCAATCTACCTAAGCACGCTTACCTCTCAAATTTAGGCCAATTAAAAGCTCAAACCTTTCTTACGTTGACAGTTTCAGCATAGTTAACAAATCTTAATACTAATTCATGGTGACCAGTGAGGAACACTAAATCATGAGGCCTATGTCTTTGAAATAAAGCGATTAAAGACAAGACATTCCATCTACGGCTTTGCTTAGACCCTATCCTTGACTATTCTTGCTTAACCCCTTGATAAATGCCTAACACCCTCTTAGTAGAATTTATGAAATCATAAGTTGACATAATTATAATTCATAAGATATAGATGATTAATTGCAATTTTAGACTCTATTTTTACTCTACATCTTGCATTGCACTTTAGCATGTTTTACTATGGTAAAGCCGCAAAAGATTCAATCATCATATGATGCACCCGTGGTAAGACTGAGAGTTCATGCAGACTCGTTTTCGGTTGGTAAACTCGATTCATCGAGTTGAGTCTTAAACTCATAAAAGTgtaacaaaaatgaaaaaatatttaataaaatcgGTCATAGTATACAAAGATAAGATACTAGGATAATCAAAGAGgcattattaaaataaattcaacATCCAACTTCATAATAAGGTAAAGTTAACAAAGTACATAAATAATCAAAGTACCACACATAAGTTCTTAGAAACTAAGAGTAATAAAGACTTAAAAAGAGCGCAAAATTAAAAACAAGAGTGCATAAGGACTGAGAGTGAGAAGAACAACCACTCAAAAGGGAAGACAAGAACTAGGGACTCGCTCTTTGTTTGGACAACCAGTGGTCAATGCAAGAAGTGCAAAACCTTCCAATGACGACAGTGGTGGCAGCGGCTCCCCCTCTCAAGTGTGTGAGCTTGACTTAGGGTTAAAGTGAACAACGAGAAGTGAGGGTGAGACCCGATTGAGAGTGTGTTTggagaaaaaaatgaagaaaaaaccCAAATCACCCCGTTCCAATTTGGGGATTTAGGTCAGAAATTGAAATTCGCAGACTCTTAAGCTCCCCTAGACTCGCGGGGCTACACGAGTTTTCTCAAGTCAAGGAATTTCGGTTCTAAAGGCGAGCTCACTCGATTTGGGGAGGTAGAATCGTAGAATCGTAGACTCGTACAAGTCTACGAGTTAACTCCCGAGTTTGACAATTATGGATGCAACTTATCATGATAAATCATGCTATAGAAGACTTGTGGGAAAACTTCTTTAATTGACCACTACAAGGTCAGACATTTCATTTGTTATCCAACATCTTAGCTAATTTATGGCTTCCCCCACCATTTATCATCACCAAGCAGACATAATAGTCTTAAGATATCTTAAGGGAGCACCAGGTCATGGATTATTTTGTCCAGTCACTAGCATATTTGATATTACAACTTAAAGCTTTCAGTGGTTCAGACAGGGGACTTGTTCAACAACTAGAAGATCTGTTACCGGGTATCGTGTTTTATTAGGAGACTCACTTGTTTCCTGGAAATCTAAGAAATAATCAAcaatctcaagatcttcctaaGGTGAGTACAGGGTTTTGCTTCCAAATTGTTTGTGAACTTCAATGGTTGACATATATCCTTCTAGATTTGAAAATACCATTTATCAGCACTGCTCTTCTCTATTGTGATAGTCAGCCTACAAGACATATAACAGCCAATGTTGTCTTTCACGAGCGCACTAAACACATGGACATTAATTGTCATGTTGTGAGAGAGAAGCTTCAAGCTAAGCTCTTCCATCTTCTCCCTATCCAGAACAAACTTTTGATATTTTGACAAAGGCTTTTGAACCTCCCCTTTTTCTCATTTGGTTCACAGCTGGGAGTTTTAAATATTTACTACTCAGCTTATGAGGGGTATTAGAAGATAAAGTAAGTAGTTAGTCAGTTTTTCGGTTATTAGTTTGTGAGTAGTTAATATGTTAGCTGTGCAGTTAGTAACTTAGTATGATTTTTAGTTGTGCAGTCAGTTTGTTACATTTTTACAATACCTTTTGGCTGCTAATCCCTTTTGTAGGTAGTTATCATTTTACTCCCATAACATGTTTTCTTTGAAGATCCACTCTTCTTATTACATGGCTCAGCCTCTTACTTTGATAGACAAAAGAGGTATATATAAAATTGATTGATTATTAAGCTGTAACAGAAGTAAATAAAATACCCTCTTTGTTAAACTATTCATGTAATTTTCACCTGGCGATTTAAAATTTTGGTATATTTGATTTATAACATGGCATTAGAGCCTCGAGCCTCAACGTTGTCCATGCTTCAAATGGGCTCTTACGCGAGAAGTCGTGTTAGAAGAATAATATGAAAATCATTATTGTGTTTTGGTTCATGGCACTTATTTATTCTACAATGAGAGTCAACACTACAATCACTAAATAAGATATTACTGAAGGGACAATTTGGCCAAGGTGAGAGCCAACACTCTTACACCATTTGACATATCTTCAATTTTAGCAAACTCTTCAGGCTTATGGCTGTACCCTGTAAAATCAAGAACAAGAAATCAATAATATTGATACATACTTTCCTTTATAAAGCTGTCAGGGAAAAAAACTGCTTAACATTACTCAGCTTGATCAGATTAAGAGCTCAAAAGCATGTCCACATGCATGTGAATGTATCAGCATTCCACATGAAAAAACTATCCATTGCTTCTTAACTTTTAAGCTCATCTATGTATATTATATATGAGATTAGAGCTCTGTTTTCCAATTATTGTTggttttttatattaattaaaaaaaaagagcacaAACTGCATTTTGCTCCCCTTCCTTTGGTTGTTGATTGCACAAATATTTCTAAAAATGGTATCATGTAAGGACATATATAGAACAAAAAGTAAAACGGTAAATACCTTTGTAACATGGAATGAAAATCATGCCCATTGGAGACAACCTGCAATTGTATAACTTACATGAGTAGCAGATATCCATTTTACATAAGAGCAAACCTCTATCGTTTCTTGTAAGTATTATTAGACTGAGTTGTGTCATTGAAGATCTGTTCAGCTACTGTCAGAAAGTTAAGTGTTGAATTTATGGGTTTAGGTAGAAATAAAGGAAATAATGAGAGAAGGCTCTAAAAAATATTCTGATTGTATGAAATTAGATTGATATCCGAAGTGTAATTGGAAAAAGAAAACGCTAGAACTTCTAAAAAAATGTGACTAGGCAAATAAGTCTACTAACATAACAAGACTTCTAATTTATAAAAACCCAAATATtgtaacaaaaattaaataaataaaacaatctGTGCCTTTCTCTCTGGAGTTACCTGGCCATAAATAATGAATCATGATAGGCTCTACTAATCATCAACTTGCTGGTCAAGTTTAACACTGTTGTGGCAGTTTCCATCGCATTGATGACTGCTTCATCAGAAAGGGCTGGTGGATCCTGATTGACGATGTGAAACTCTGAGAGTTTGACACCTCGGGTTTCAGTTATTTTAATGGCTGATTGGTGGATTTTCTCAATCACTTGGTTTCTTCTCTCCTCATCAATGTCTCTAGTGTCTTCAACAACATCAAAAATATTACAATACAAATATTCATATAACCAAGTATAACTGGAGTTAGCCATAGGTAGAGAGAAAATCAAACCAATTCTCTGTAACTaacttaaaaaaataacttGTGCATGGCAAAACCACTTGTAATTGAACATTTTATAATGCCAGGTATGACAGAAGTACCAATTTCTATGTGTGATTTGCTAGGGATACTGTTGATTGCTCCGGGATGTAGTTCCAGGATACCTTGTAAAGTTATAGAGGTTATGTTAATGAAAGCTCTAGATTTATCAAAATAAGGTACTGCGTGTCTGCAAAAATTACTTACCGACAGTGCCAACAGTATCAATAGACCCAGATTCCAACACGTGTTTCTCAACAGCTAGGGCTAATTCAGCAGCTGCTAGTCCAGCATCATTTCTGCTCCAGGTGATTAATAGATTATACTTGATGCATTAGAAGTAGTTCATTAACAAAGAAACGTCAACTTTAAAGGGATAAAAGTAGTGGACTAGCAAATGTAATGGGATCAGGAGATagtaagctacttgaagctactATTAGTTCACTCAAAACTATGAGAAGAACTTGAATATCACATCAAAAGGAAGAAAGAACAAAGATCTCAACAGTAGAAAGGAGAATATGTGGGTGTTACAGTTCAAGTTACTGCAACAAAAGAAAAGGATAAGGGTGCAAGACATAAGGAGTATCCATTCTAAAATAGCAGCCACCTGTTAGGCATAAGGACAGCGCCTGCATGACCACCATTGCCTTCAAATTCAACCTTTAGACTTGCTGGAGCTGCAATGGCAGTAACTATGCCTATAGATATACCTGGGTCAAGAAACAAAATACATATGATCAATTGAAGTTATGGCTAATACAAAGATTAAGTTTGCCCAGCGATGTGTACCTTCGTCTTCCAGAATTGGCCCTTGTTCTATGTGCAGTTCAACAAAAGCAGAATATGTTCCTTTCTTCAAAAATACACTAGATAAGTCATCTTTATCTTTCGCATACCCAGCAGATCTTGCAGCATCTAAGAAGGATGTGTTTTGACTATCAGTTGCTGTTTTTAGAGCATTTGCAAGATTCTCACTCCCAGCCAATAAGCGGCTGCACATAAGTAACAAATGATGAAACTTAAAGTAGAATATGGGGTGTAACTCAGTCAATGAGACATTGTAAAATGAAATTAGTTGTGAGAATAAAGGTGAATTGTTGATTTATGGACAACAAAAGCCACATGTAGGAATCCTATTCTGAGAAATGTTGTTTCTGACCTTCCCAAGCAACTTATTCCAAACCGTGTCGGTTCTTCTGATGTGAACAATATGACTTCCAATGGTCTTCTAGGTTTAAAGCCAGACCTGTGAAGGTTTCAGCGAATATCACAAAAGTGGATAATGATCGAATATTGTAAATCACATCTTTGAAACTTGGATCTTCCTCAAAGTAATTACAGGGAATTAGTTACGTATGAAACTTCTCTTTTCCATATAGTTGTCATAGTAAATACACACCTTATTGTGTTTTTCATTAAATTGTTTAGTCCTATAATATAttggtttttttataagctataaTATATTGGTTAAACATTAatacattgattttttttcaagcCTAACATCAATTCATCAAACTTCAGAAATTTCGATAATAGGGATGTATAgatttatcaaaaaaattatcaaaaataAGTCATCTTTCTCTTAGTTCAAGGTGTTGAAACTTCCAGGCTTGCTCACTAATTATCAGAAGATAGCTATAAAAAATTTAGTATTCTGAACATTCAGTTAAATCCTACATCAGCAATAATAAGAAAGTAAGAAACCTTTTCAGGACACTGATGGCTTCAATAGCTCCTAAAACACCAACAACTCCATCATATTTTCCAGAGTAAGGTATAGCATCAATGTGCGAACCTGTTGCAACAGCAGCAAGCTCGGGTTCCTGGCCCTCCCTAGATAAAGCAAGCAAAGATAAAGCCATGAACGTAGTTGGTAAATTAGAGACACACTTTAACTATGATAGAAGATTGTGATGTTAATATGATCTTGAAAACATAGTTAAtgacaaattaataaaaatttagaTATCTGAGAAATATAATTATAAATGTAAATATTGAATTAGAAGCTTTAGGAACAGAGTTTCATCCAGCGAGCTTTTCAAAACAAGCACTTAAGGATCAGACACTCACCATCGACCAAATATGTTACCAACAGCATCCTCTCTCACAGATAGACCAGCAACTCCCATGAGGTCTTTTACATAGCTACACATGGAAGACAAGATTAAAGTCTATAAAGGTGGGCATCTATCATTCTAAACAGAAATATGTCAAGCACATTTGTGTAGCAGAATGAATAGTTTATTTAGAGGTAGTGCTATACATACAAAAGTTAGATAAATAAAACTTATACCTCCTTTCTGCACCATTAAAATCACCTTTGCATCTATGCAGCGTTATATCAACACTGTTCTTTTGCATAGAACCTTAACTAATTTTATAGCTCTACACACAATTCATCTCTTTAGTCTTTTAAGTCTCTTCAAGAGCTATCTGCATAGCATTTACCAATTGATTTGTTCTCAAGTGCACCCATTATAATATTTTCCTATACAAATAAAAGGGGCAGGCCACTCTTATTTTACTCATATTATATATAGGTTATTATTTTCACCCAAAGTcaactttttctttatttttgtcaTTAACCAAGCTGTCCCTATGGCCGGTAACTATGAGACTAATTCATCATCCCACTATGAGCGTATTAAGCGGTAGGAGGCTGACCAAATAGTTATTTCCATTTACAAGAGTTGGGAATGGTCCCTCAACCATTTGCTTAAGGGATAAAGTGTTGAACCGCTCTAACAGGTTAAAGTCAACTTTTTTGATAAAGAAAGGTTTGCTACAAGGGGAAAATTAAATTGAAACTTTATTTATACAACATACCTACGAGCTAAAACATCCTTCTCAGTATACAAGACTCTGGTTACTGATGGGGCAGGTGCGTCAGAAAATGCTGAGAGCTCATCAATCTAAGACCAAGGTACAGCACAAAACGTCAATAAGCAATCATCATCACAACCCAGAAACAAAAAACTATGCAACACCACAATCACAGGCTTTCTGGGATGGTTGAGTATACCTGGTTCTGCAGACCCTGAGCATCAACGGAGAGGGAAGTGGGTATGAAAGTGTGAGGAGGTCCATGAATTTTGTAACCAGAGAATTGCTCCATGGTTGCGGTGATTGAAGGGTGTTGTTGATGAGATGAAATTGCAGAGAAGGTGGTGCAcaacaagaggaggaggagcacgAAGATAGAGTGAACCATTTTTGCAGGTACGGTTGGTGTGATTCTTCAGCCATTCGCAACTCATCACTAGCTAGTCAAATAGGATGTGACCAAGGCCCTTCACGTGCAAAAATAaccaaatttataattttaaatggGATTTTGTCAAGAAAAATTCATTTCAtttccaattttattttttaaaatggtttcaaaaaaaatgatttctttaaaaacaaataaattatcCTTATCTTGTTAATAATAGggtaagttcaaaaaaaaatatggttAATGTTCAAATTAATCCTGATTTTATAAGCGAACTAAACGTCATATTTTTCTCAGAagaactaaaatcaaactcgctaaCAAACTtagagactaatttgaccattaacccttaaTAATATTATCAGTGGATTTTTTTTACACACCTTTTAAATGGTATTTTCCACTCAacatttttttcctaaaattcGTGTTAATGACTTTGAACTTCTTCTGATAACTAAATTTATGTGTTCCGAAAGGTCAATTTTCGGAAATTTATAATGTTTTGCACTTTTGGAATTTAAACTTTCATAACACAAAAATTTAGCTTTTAGAAATTCAAGTTCCGAAAAtgcaaaagaaattaaatttgtgTTCTGAAAGTTCAAATTTTCATGTATCCCTAATTCTTCCACCATCACTACCACCACCCCCACCCCTCGACAACCTACACTATCGTCATTGCCCTATACCATTTGTCACTGCCACGACCACCTTCCACAtggctaccaccaccaccactttgCAACCTCCATCAACGTGTCACTGTCACATTGTATTGTCGCATGATACCCATCATCGCCACCTAGTAGCTTCAACCATTGTCACCATTGCCTCGCAATCTTACCTTTGTTGTCATGTCAAGTTTCCTTCCTCGCCTCCTTGTGTGACACCCTCCAATTCCATCATTGTCTGGCGCCATTTGCCATCAATGTTGGTACCTTCCACCATTGTCATTATcactctccaccaccactatcACCATCATTGCTACACCCCTTCACCCTCTACTACTACCTAACACTCTTAATCAATCATAGTTGTCATCTTGCAACCTTCATCaccaccattacttgctccctcCACTACATTTGTCATCTAGTATCCTACACTACTTTTACTTAACATCCTCCACCACTGACACTCTCAATCGCCAACATTGTTGCATGACATCATCCACCCCTCATTTCCACTAGCACTACCTGACACCGACTATTGTCGCTCTCGCCATCACGTGATGCTCATTCTTCTTCACTTCTCTCGACACCCTCAATTGCCTCATGACATCCATCACCCCTCATTTCCATTACCATTACATGACACCGACCATTATTGCTCTTGCCACCCCTTGACACCCACTCCCCTCCGCTTCTTGTGAGCCCTCCATTGCCACCACTTCTTGAAACCTTTCACCGCCCAGCAACCTACATTGTCGTTGCCACCGTACACCATCCATGAATGTTGTTGATGCTTAAGACCTTCTACGACGGTTGATGAAGGGTATCAAGTTGTGAAGTGTGGTGAGTAGGTGGTGGGGGGTGGAGAGTACCGTGCAGAAGTAGCATGATCGGAGGGTGAAAATGATGATGGTGGGTGGAAAGCGTAGGGCGGTGACGAGGGTTGTCATCAGCGGTGACAATGGTAAATGATGATTGACATTCGTGACACTAATAATGAATTTCCAAGGTTGATAACAATTTTTACAAAActgaaaacaagaaaaaaattgaaactacaattttaaaaactaattttaattttgaatacTTAAAACTAAAAACCATCCAAACATGGCCTTAATAAATTCTTTATTTTAAACCGATGAAACCATGTCAAAGTCACACAATCTTCCATTGCACACTTCTCATTCCCTCTGCAAAAGAAACAGATAGTGCCAAATAACTGACATAGGTGTAGCCAAGTTGTTCCTTCTTCTCCAAATCCATGGAGGAGACAAAGAGGCACACATGCCTGAAGCTCCAGATTCCAAATGCCAACGAAACCATATTCGTGAAGGGCACTTGGTTTGACACCCACTTCGACCTCGCCATCACCGACGGCGTCGCCGCCTGGCACTGCCACGGTAATACTCTCTATCCCTGCCTACCCTTTTGACTCCTTTCTCGTTTTCCACTACCCTTTTCCGATTTCATGCCAAAACAAtcatcaagttttgatctttgTTTCTGTAAGCTTCGGAGGATGAAGTCAAGCAGCGTGCTGCTCAGTGGGACCAACCAGTTTCTGAGTACGTGGAAATGTCTGAACGCTACTTGGGGTTTCAGCAACCTGGTTCTGTGTATGCATTTGCTGATGCTGGTGATGGCCATAAGAGGGTAACTCTATAGCTAACTGTTGTTATTCATGGTTTTTTTTATGGTGTGAAGATATTTGGTTGACTATGGTACTTTtttgtgttagaagtcccacattggttagagatagagcatagataacatttataagggtagtgcaaacctcaactcttgagctagcttttgtggttgagtataggcctcccaatttctaatatgtaGTTTGTTTGATTGATAGTTGTCGTGGACCTTTGAGAAGGAAGGAATGACGCTGCAATGGAGATGGAAATGTTTGCAGTCTTCTGATTGTAAGAAAACTACTGCAGAAATATTGGACTTTCTAATGGATGCAAACATAACACTTAGTGTAAGATTACATTCTGCTTAACTTTTGAGACTCTCTTTGTATGCATTTTGAGTAAGCCTTCAATTTTCGTGCTTAATGCCAATTGATTTAGTTCTTAACATAGAAAAGTATGTTTGGTTTCATGATTTGTGCAAAATACATTTACTCAGAACCGAACATGCTAATGTTTATACTTAATGTGAGAAGTCGGGCACATTAGTATCTGatatgtgatttttttattcttgGTAGATAACATACCCAACTTTGTCATACATCAGGCCAAATGTGTGATTTCTTTATgttagggactaatttgagggtGTGGTAAACacaaaggatgaaagtaaggtTTACTCCTTGTGTTTTCTATACTAATATTTTCAAGCTTGATATTTGTCTGTTTTTCTCGTTCTTGGTTTGTTTATTATGGGCATTATGATGGGGATGCCATGCTTGGGATGATGAAGGGTAACCACAAATAGGACTCATTTTTCCAATGGGGATGCCATGCTTGGGACGATGAATGGTAACAACAAATAGGACTCATTTTTCCAATGGGAAATGATAAAAGCCTGCATATAATGTTTTCACTCC is a window of Lotus japonicus ecotype B-129 chromosome 5, LjGifu_v1.2 DNA encoding:
- the LOC130720205 gene encoding ureidoglycolate hydrolase, with protein sequence MVHSIFVLLLLLLCTTFSAISSHQQHPSITATMEQFSGYKIHGPPHTFIPTSLSVDAQGLQNQIDELSAFSDAPAPSVTRVLYTEKDVLARSYVKDLMGVAGLSVREDAVGNIFGRWEGQEPELAAVATGSHIDAIPYSGKYDGVVGVLGAIEAISVLKRSGFKPRRPLEVILFTSEEPTRFGISCLGSRLLAGSENLANALKTATDSQNTSFLDAARSAGYAKDKDDLSSVFLKKGTYSAFVELHIEQGPILEDEGISIGIVTAIAAPASLKVEFEGNGGHAGAVLMPNRNDAGLAAAELALAVEKHVLESGSIDTVGTVGILELHPGAINSIPSKSHIEIDTRDIDEERRNQVIEKIHQSAIKITETRGVKLSEFHIVNQDPPALSDEAVINAMETATTVLNLTSKLMISRAYHDSLFMARLSPMGMIFIPCYKGYSHKPEEFAKIEDMSNGVRVLALTLAKLSLQ
- the LOC130720667 gene encoding DNA repair protein XRCC4-like, with amino-acid sequence MEETKRHTCLKLQIPNANETIFVKGTWFDTHFDLAITDGVAAWHCHASEDEVKQRAAQWDQPVSEYVEMSERYLGFQQPGSVYAFADAGDGHKRLSWTFEKEGMTLQWRWKCLQSSDCKKTTAEILDFLMDANITLSEEVVRKNELFEKMKEESEKCLAQSEKIAKEKVEFESEIYVKFLGVLNSKKSKLRELRDQLSKQDKAEKSPPQEEEDTDKTESFDGDSDFDKSDEESEKDITSSSKDVIRARKPSGRKRTTRLT